The DNA region GCGTCGAGGTAACGAGCTGTTTCAGTGATATTCATGTCTTGCTCATGAAAACTGTTTCATGAACGAAGCCTGCCGGCGGGCTATCGTGAGAATCCCTGAACCGGGAGTTCTGGTGCAGGTCGGACTTACGTCAATTGAATCTGGATCGGGAGCAATCATGAAATCCTTATTTTCTGGAACGGCAGTGGCGGGCCTGTTGCTGAGCGCATCCATGCTGGTCAGCGCCGCCGACATGCCGCGTACTGCATCGCCTGAAGGCGCGGAGGTGTACATCATCTCGCCCAAGGATGGCGAAACCGTGACTTCGCCGTTTACTGTGCAGTTCGGCCTGCGGGGCATGGGCGTCGCGCCTGCGGGTGTGGATGTTCCTGACACCGGTCATCATCACTTGCTGATCGACGTCAAAACCCAGCCAGCCATGGATGCGCCGTTACCAGTCAGCGACAACATTCGCCACTTTGGCAAAGGCCAGACCGAAACCGAAATCAACCTGCCGCCAGGTCAGCACACCCTGCAATTGCTGATGGGCGATAAAGGCCACATGCCGCTCAACCCTCCGGTCGAATCGAAGAAGATCACGATCAATGTGAAGTAGGGGTATCAGCGCTTGTGTGACGCAGAGCGTCACGAACGGCATTCCCACGCTGGAGCGTGAGGAACGATAACCCCAACTATCGTGCGACGCTCTGCGTCGGCATGCAGTTCTGGACGCTCCGCGTCCGACTTCCAGGGTGATGGGTGACGCAGAGCGTCACGAACGGCATTCCCACGCCGGAGCGTGAGGAACGATAATCTCAACTATCGTGCGACGCTCTGCGTCGCGGCATGCAGCTCTGGACGCTCCGCGTCCGACTTCCAGGGTGATGGGTGACGCAGAGCGTCACGAACGGCATTCCCACGCTGGAGCGTGAGGAACGATAATCTCAACTATCGTGCGACGCTGCGCGTCGGCATGCGGTTCTGGACGCTCCGCGTCCGACTTCCAGAGTGATGGGCGACGCAGAGCGTCACGAACGGCATTCCCACGCTGGAGCGTGAGGAACGATAATCTCAACTATCGTGCGACGCTCCGCGTCGGCATGCCGTTCTGGACGCTCTGCGTCCGGTCTTGAGCGGAAGGCGTGCCCATGCAGGGCATGAGCACGCTGATCAGAGCGAACGGATCAGAACAACACGCGGCTGCGGATGGTGCCTTTGATGTGTTGCAGCTTGGCTTGAGCGAGGTCCGAGTATTCGGCGTCGACGTCTATGACCACGTAGCCGACCTTCTCGTTGGTCTGCAGGAACTGACCGGAGATGTTGATGCCGTTCTCGGCGAAGACCTTGTTGATCTCGCTGAGCACGCCCGGAATGTTCTCGTGGATGTGCAGCAGGCGGTGCTTGCCTGGGTGAGCAGGCAGGGCCACTTCAGGGAAGTTGACCGAGGACACAGACGTACCGTTGTCGCTGTACTTGACCAGCTTTTCAGCGACTTCCAGACCGATGTTGGCCTGCGCCTCGGCGGTGGAGCCACCGATGTGCGGGGTCAGGATCACGTTGTCCAGGCCGCGCAACGGGCTTTCGAAGATGTCGTCGTTCGAGCGAGGCTCGACCGGGAACACGTCGATGGCGGCGCCAATCAGGTGCTTGTCTTTGATCGCGTCGGCCAGAGCGTCCAGCTCGACCACCGTGCCGCGCGCGGCGTTGATCAGGATGCTGCCCTTTTTCATCGCACGGATTTCTTTTTCGCCGATCATCCACTGGGTTTCAGTGGTTTCCGGAACGTGCAGGGTGACGATGTCGGACATGCCCAGCAGCTCGTTCAGGCTGGAAACCTGAGTGGCGTTGCCCAGCGGCAGCTTGGTCAGTGTGTCGTAGAAGTACACCTGCATGCCCAGGCCTTCTGCCAGCACCGACAATTGAGTACCAATCGAGCCATAGCCGACGATGCCCAGTTTCTTGCCGCGGATTTCAAAGGAATTCGCCGCGCTCTTAATCCAGCCGCCACGGTGGCAGGAAGCGTTCTTCTCGGGGATGCCACGCAGCAGCAGGATCGCTTCGGCCAGCACCAGTTCGGCGACCGACCGGGTGTTGGAGTACGGTGCATTGAACACCGCGATACCGCGCTCGCGCGCCGCGTTCAGATCAACCTGATTGGTGCCGATGCAGAAACAGCCGACTGCAACCAGTTTCTTGGCGCTATCGAACAGTTCTTCGGTCAACTGGGTGCGGGAGCGGATGCCGATGAAATGAGCGTCGGCGATCTTTTCCTTCAGTTCGGCTTCCGGCAGAGACTTGGTGTGGTACTCGATGCTGGTATAGCCGGCTGCCTTGAGGACGTCGACAGCGGATTGATGAACGCCTTCGAGAAGAAGGAACTTGATCTTGCTCTTGTCGAGGGAAGTCTTGCTCATCTGCTTAAACCTGTGTCCCGGAGAAAATGGCAGGGGGTGGCCGGATCGGCGCTGGGCACGATTCACGGGGGGCGTATGCTAGCATACGAGCCCCGCGAAACCCCATTCCAGAACGTGAACCGTTCTCAGGATGCCCATGAATTGTCCGAGAGTTGAGTCGATGACCGATCCCGCTTTGATTGATGAGCTCAAGACCCTGATCGCCCCCGGCAAAGTGCTGACTGACAGCGGTTCTCTGGAAACCTACGGCAAGGACTGGACCAAGCAGTTCACCCCCGCGCCGCTGGCCATTGCGTTTCCCAAGACCACCGAACAGGTCCAGGCCATCGTGCGTTGGGCCAATGAGCGACATGTAGCGCTGGTGCCGTCTGGCGGGCGGACCGGGCTTTCCGCCGCAGCGGTGGCAGCCAATGGCGAAGTGGTCGTGTCATTCGATTACATGAACCAAGTGCTGGATCTGAACCTCACGGACCGCACGGCGGTCTGCCAGCCGGGCGTCATCACGCGTCAGTTGCAGGCGCTTGCCGAAGACAATGGCCTTTATTACCCGGTCGACTTCGCCTCTTCGGGCTCCAGCCAGATCGGCGGTAATATCGGCACTAACGCAGGCGGTATCAAAGTCATTCGCTACGGCATGACCCGTAACTGGGTGGCGGGCCTCAAGGTCGTCACCGGCAAGGGCGACCTGCTGGAGCTGAATAAGGACCTGATCAAGAACGCTACCGGTTACGATCTGCGACAGCTGTTCATCGGCGCCGAGGGCACACTGGGTTTCGTGGTCGAGGCCACAATGCGTCTGGATCGCGCGCCGAAGAACCTCACCGCGATGGTGCTCGGCACTACCGACTTCAACTCGATCATGCCGGTGCTGCATGCCTTCCACGGCAAGCTCGACCTGACTGCTTTTGAATTCTTCTCGGACAAATCCTTCGCCCGGGTCATGGCGCGGGGTGATGTGCCGTCGCCCTTCGAGACGCCGTGCCCGTTCTATGTGCTGCTGGAATTCGAAGCGACCACCGAAGACCTGGCCGATCAGGCCCTGGCGACTTTCGAGCACTGCGTCGAACAAGGCTGGGTGCTCGACGGCGTGATGAGTCAGAGCGAGCAGCAATTGCGCAACCTGTGGAAGCTGCGCGAATACATCTCCGAAACCATCTCGCACTTCACACCGTACAAGAACGATATTTCGGTCACTGTCTCGAAAGTGCCACAATTTCTGGCTGAGATAGACGCGATCGTCGCCGAACATTACCCGGACTTCGAAGTGCTCTGGTACGGCCATATCGGCGACGGCAACCTGCACCTGAACATCCTCAAGCCCGAGAGCCTCGACAAGGACGAGTTCTTCGTCAAATGTGCGCGGGTCAACAAGTGGGTGTTCGAGATCGTCGAGAAGTACAACGGCTCGATTTCCGCCGAGCACGGGGTCGGGATGACCAAGCGTGATTATTTGACGTACAGTCGCTCGCCAGTCGAAATCGAATACATGAAGGCGTTGAAAGCGGTGTTCGACCCCAGCGGGATCATGAATCCCGGAAAAATCTTCGCCGTTTGATCCGTCGCAATAATAAGCAGGCCACATCTATCAGCTTCAGGAGACGTCATGAGCTACCAGCACAAATATGTCGATGGCACGAGCATCCACTTTCCGCTGGGCAAAGTGGTGTGTATTGGCCGTAACTATGCCGAACATGCCAAGGAACTGGGCAATCCGGTGCCTGCCGAACCGCTGTTGTTCATGAAGCCCGGCAGCGCAGTGGTTGCGCTGGAGGGTGGTTTTACTATCCCGGCAGACCGTGGTTCAGTGCATTACGAAGCCGAAATCGTGGTACTGATCGGCAAGCCGCTGAGCAAGAATCCGTCCCGCGAAGAAGTGCTCGATGCAATCAGCGGCTTTGCGCCGGGCCTGGATCTGACGTTGCGGGACGTCCAGTCACAACTGCGCGAGAAAGGCCTGCCGTGGGAACTGGCGAAGTGCTTCGACGGCGCAGCCGTGATCCCGCCGTTCGTTCCGGCCAGCACCTTTCCTGACCTGACTGATATCGGCATCCGCCTGACCATCAACGGCAAAGTGGTACAGGACGGTAACAGCAACCTGATGCTCAACCCGATCGTACCGATGATCCAGCACATGGCCGCCAACTTCTCGTTGCAGGCCGGTGACCTGATCATGACTGGCACGCCTGCCGGTGTGGGGCCGTTCGAAGCAGGCGACGAAATCGTTCTGGAACTGACCGGGCAGGCACCTTTCAGCAGCGTTGTTCGCTGATCGGGTTTGCTGGCTGGATAGCCGCTGCACGTAGTACACAAAGCCACGCGGGATTGCTCCCGGGTGGCTTTTGTTTGTGGGTTGGTCAATAGTTCAGTCGGTTTTGCGTTTTTTTCACACCCGCTCTGGATAATCCTGCCGGCCCCTCAAGGGCACCAAGTCGTCATGAAGTCTCACTCGCTCAGGAACACTTGAATGGTCAGTCCTGCCCCAACGCCGCCTCGCGCCAACAAACGCTTCGCCTTCATACGCGCTATGCGCTGGTATTCGTGGCTATTGCTGGTTGTCGTGCTCGGCTACGGCCTGTCTCATATCATGCACTGGGACGATCGTGCGCTGCTCTGGTTCAAGGAGAGATTCGATAGCAAGGAGGAGCGCAGCGCCAGCATCTGGCTGCCGGACTACCATGTCGATATCGACGCCAAGCCGTTGCTGGGCATGGAAGCGGACGAGGCTTCCGACCTGTCGTATGACCCGGTCAGCAAAACGCTGTATGCGGTCATGGGCAAGCATGCGTTTCTGGCAGAGTTGACGCTCAAGGGCGATGTGCTGCGCAAGATCCCGCTGGTGGGCTGGAGCAATCCAGAAGGTGTTGCAGTCATGAGCAATGGCCTGATTGCTATCACTGACGAGCGTCAGCACAAATTGACCATCGTCAGAGTCACCGCCGACACCAAGACCTTGAACATCGCGGACTTCCCCAAATACGAGTTGGGCACGTCGGCTAACAAGAACAAGGGGTTCGAGGGCATTGCCTGGGACCCGCGCCGTCAGCAACTGCTGCTGGGCGAAGAACGTCCTCCAGCGCTGTACACCTGGAAGAGTGATGGCAGCAATGTGTTGAAGGGCGACAAACAGACGCTTCCGGGTCGCTCTCTGGATATGCGCAACCTGTCTTCGTTGAGCATAGATCCGCGAACAGGCCATATGCTGGCGCTTTCAGCTGATTCGCATATGTTGCTGGAGGTGGACGAGCAGGGCGAACAGGTGAGCTTCATGACCCTGCTGGGTGGCATGAATGGCTTGAAGGATACGATTCCGCGCGCAGAAGGCGTTGCGCTGGATGAGGCCGGGACGCTGTACATGGTCAGCGAGCCGAACCTGTTCTATTCGTTTCGCAAGCACTGAGCCAGGACGGCAGCTACAAAGACGGCCGATACACAATCGGTAAACAAATAGCACCACGCCATTAAGCCTGTTTTCAGAATGGCGTGGTATCAAGTCCGCCCGCTCAATCCGTCCGAGTCACCCCAATGCGTCGCTCTACTCGCTCTTTAGTCCTGCTCCTCGCCCTGGTTCCGCTGGTCGTGGTATTCGTGCTTGCCAATCAGAGATACCGCTACGTGGAAAGCGCCCTGTTCGACTGGCAGATGCTCTGGCAGTCCGACTCGCTTCATTCCATCGGTCTGGATCAGTATCGCGTCACGACAGAGGCACAGGTTATCGACGGGCTGAAAGATGATGTCTCTGGCCTCAGTTACGACCCCGACCGCAAGAGCCTGTTTACGGTGACCAACCAGAATCCCGAGCTGGTCGAACTGAGCCTGGAAGGACGGGTGCTGCGGCGCATTCCGCTGGCAGGCTTTGGCGACGCGGAAGCCATCGAGTACATCAGCCCCGGCACTTATGTCGTCAGTGACGAGCGTCGGCTTCGGCTGATTCAGATTCACGTCGATGACACCACTAAAAGCCTGGACGCGGCCAATGCCGAGCAACTGACGCTGGGCATCGATGCTGGCGGCAACAAGGGCTTTGAAGGGCTGGCCTATGACTCGGTGGGCAAACGCCTGTTTGTCGCCAGGGAGCGCGACCCGGTGCAGATCATAGAAGTGCGCGGCTTTCCCAGAGCCAATCCTGACGGGCCTGGCAATCTGCAAGTCATCTCCAACAGCAAGCGCGATGGCAAGCTTTCCGTTCGCGATCTTTCCAGTCTGCAATTCGATGAGACCAGCGGCCATCTGCTTGCGCTGTCCGATGAGTCGAAGCGGATTCTCGAGCTCGACACCGGTGGCCAGCCAATTGGCAGCGGCTCGCTGGAAAAAGGATCGATGGGGCTGAGCAAGGGCGTGCCGCAGGCGGAAGGGATGGCGATGGACGCGCAAGGCACACTGTATCTGGTGAGCGAGCCGAACCTGTTTTACGTGTTCCGCAAGCCTTGATGCGTTGAGGCGCATGCCCACGCGCAGTGGGCATGGCCGTTTTGGTCAGCGGGTCAGGGTTTTCACACCTTCATCCGTGCCCAGCAGCAACAGGTCTGCAGGACGGGCGGCGAACAGGCCATTGGTGACCACGCCGACGATGGCATTGATGTTCGCTTCCAGCTCCACCGGGTTGGTGATGCTCATGTTGTGCACGTCGATGATGATATTGCCGTTGTCGGTCAGCACGCCTTCGCGATACACCGGGTCGCCGCCCAGCTTCACCAGTTGCCGTGCGACATGGCTGCGCGCCATCGGGACCACTTCGACCGGCAGCGGGAACGCGCCCAGCACCGGCACCAGCTTGCTGCCGTCGGCGATGCAGATGAAGGTCTTGGCCACCGCAGCGACGATTTTTTCGCGCGTCAGTGCAGCGCCGCCGCCCTTGATCAGGTTCAGGTGCTCATCGCTTTCGTCTGCGCCATCGACGTAGAACTCCAGATCGCTGACCGTGTTCAGCTCATAGACCGGAATACCATGGCCCTTGAGGCGTGCAGCGGTGGCTTCGGAGCTGGCGACTGCGCCATCAAAGGCGGCCTTGTGCTTTGCCAGCGCATCAATGAAGCAATTGGCCGTGGAGCCGGTGCCGATGCCGACAATGCTCTTGTCATCGAGCTTCGGAAGGATGAAATCGACAGCGGCTTGGGCGACTGCCTGTTTGAGTTGATCCTGGGTCATGCGGGCTCCACGGTGCCTGAAGTATGTAAATGAGGGTGTCTGGAAAGGGGGAAAGCAAAAAGCCCCGCATTATAGCGGTGACTGCGCCGCAAAGCCCTGTCATTCGTGTGGTCGTCCTTGGGTGCGCAGGGTAGACTTCCCGACCTTGCCCGCTTCGTCAGTGATGCCGCCCCGATGCTTGAACAGTACGTCAAGAAAATCCTCACCTCCCGCGTCTACGACGTGGCTATCGAAACGCCGCTGCAAGGCGCTCGCCAGCTCTCCGAACGGCTGGGCAATCAGGTGTTGCTCAAGCGCGAGGACTTGCAGCCGGTGTTCTCGTTCAAGATTCGCGGCGCGTACAACAAGCTCGCGCAACTGAGCGCAGAAGAAGCCGCACGCGGCGTGGTCACGGCTTCGGCGGGTAACCATGCCCAAGGGCTGGCCCTAGCGGCACGTGAACTGGGCATCCTCGCAACCATCGTCATGCCGCGCACCACGCCGGAGATCAAGGTCGAAGGTGTGCGCTCGCGTGGCGCCACGGTGGTGCTGCACGGCGATTCGTTCCCCGAAGCGCTGGCCTACTCGCTGAAACTGGTCGATGAGCATGGTTTCGTCTATATCCACCCGTATGACGACCCCGACACCATTGCCGGGCAAGGCACCGTGGCGATGGAAATCCTTCGTCAGCAGCCGGGGCAACTGGACGCGATCTTCGTTTGATTGCGGGTATTGCGGCGTATGTGAAATACCTGCGCCCGGAGATCAAGGTCATCGGCGTCGAGCCGGATGATTCGAACTGCCTGCAAGCGGCGATGGCGGCGGGTGAGCGCGTGGTGCTGAGCCAGGTCGGGCTGTTTGCGGATGGCGTGGCAGTGGCGCAGATCGGTTATCACACCTTTGAAGTCTGCCGTCATTACGTCGATGAAGTGATCACGGTCAGCACCGATGAGATCTGCGCGGCAATCAAGGACATCTACGACGACACTCGCTCGATCACCGAACCGTCCGGTGCGCTGGGCGTCGCGGGTATCAAAAAGTATGTCGAGCAGCGTGGCGTGAGTGGCCAGACGCTGGTGGCGATTGATTCCGGGGCCAACGTCAACTTTGACCGCCTGCGCCACGTGGCGGAACGCGCCGAGCTGGGCGAAGGGCGTGAGGCGATCATCGCCGTGACCATTCCCGAGCAGCCGGGCAGCTTCAAGGCGTTCTGCGAGGCCATCGGCAAGCGCCAGATCACCGAATTCAACTACCGCTACCATACCGACCGTGAAGCGCACATCTTCGTCGGCGTGCAGACCCATCCGGAAAACGATCCGCGCAGCGCACTGATCGCCAGCCTGACCGGGCAAGGCTTTCCGGTGCTGGACCTGACCGATAACGAGCTGGCCAAACTGCACATCCGCCACATGGTCGGCGGGCACGCCGAGCGGGTCGATGATGAAGTGGTGCTGCGCTTTGAATTTCCGGAGCGGCCTGGCGCGCTGTTCAACTTCCTCAACCGCCTGGGCGGTCGCTGGACCATCTCGATGTTCCACTACCGCAACCACGGCGCGGCAGATGGCCGGGTGGTTGCCGGGCTGGTGGTGCCTGAGGAAGAGCGGCATCTGGTGGGAGCAGCGCTGGACGAAATCGGTTATCCGTACTGGGATGAAAGCGAGAACCCGGCGTATCGGTTGTTTCTGGGCTAACGCATACGCAGAGCGCTGGCACGATAGTTACAGCGCTATCGTTCCTCACCGCGCGCGAATGCAGTTCACGACGCTCTGCGTCGCAAGAGGACGCGGAGCGTCCAGACCGGCGTACCCACGCGGGGCATGGGCACAATAGATGTTATCTGGAGACCTATGATTATCATCCCCACGCTCCGCGTGGGGATGCATTTCTGGACGCTCTGCGTCCGGTCTTGAGCGTGCGGCGCGGTGCAGATTTATAACGCAGAGCGTCACCCAAGCCATTCCTGCGCTGTAGCGAGAGGAACTATAGGTGTCTCAAGGCGCAGCTGCTGTGTCCACGCTGCTAAACTCATCCAGGCCTGACTCAAGAGGAACACCGCGCAATGCAATCCATCACCGCCCTCAACACCCTGCACATCACCGCCATCACATTGCTGCTGATCAGCGTTCTGGTGTTGGCCAGCGGGGTCATCAAGGTTCGTCTGGAAGGTGACGCGACCATCCAGAACCGTCTGCTCAAGCGGCCGTTGGTGTTTTTCTGGGTGCTGATGGCCGTGTGCCTGGCGACGTTGCCGTTCAGCGGCTGGTGGCTGGTGCATCTGGAAGGGCTGTCGCTGGGTCAGACCTGGGTCCTGGGCAGCAGCGTGCTATATACGGTTGGGCTGTGCAGTTGGGGCTGGCTGGTCGTCAGGCTCAATCGGCTGCGTCTCGGCGTTACCAGGAACAAGCGAGGCTTTACCGTGGCGCTGAGCGTGATCAGTGTCGTGTGTTTTGTCGTGATGGCCGGTCTGATGGGCTTCAAACCGGCCTGAGCCTTGCCAGCACTCAGTGGCGCAAGGTGATCACCGGCCAGCCGCGTTGCTCGGCTTCGGCGCGTAATTTGTCGTCCGGGTCTACTGCAACCGGGTTGGCGACTTGCTCCAGCAGTGGCAGGTCATTCATCGAGTCACTGTAGAAATAGCTGTCCTCCAGGCTGAACGCGTTGTCTTCCAGCCATTGGTCAAGACGCGTCACCTTGCCCTCACGGAAGCACGGCACACCTGTGGTGCGGCCGGTATAGCGTCCGTCAGCCATCTCGCACTCGGTCGCCAGCAGCGTATCGATCCCCAGGCGCGCCACAATCGGAGCGGTCACGAAGCGATTGGTCGCAGTGATTACCACCAGCTTGTCGCCTGCATCGCGGTGTTTGCCAATCAGCTCAAGCGCCTTGGGCAGGATCATCGGTTCGATGCAATCGCGCATGAACTCACGATGCCATTCCTCAAGCTGAGCCATGTCGGTGTTGCCCAGAATCTCCAGGGTGAAATTCAGGTAATCGGTCATGTTCAGCGTGCCAGCCAGATAATCCTGGTAAAACTCGTCGTTGCGGGTCTTGTGAGTGGCAGCATCGAGGATTCCGCGCTGGCACAAATAATCGCCCCAGGCATGATCGCTGTCGCCGCCCAGAAGCGTGTTGTCGAGGTCGAATAGAGCCAGGCGCATAGGGTTACTCGCTGAAATAGTTGAAAAAAGAGCCCCAGAATACGAGGTTTTCACAAGTCTTCACATAAGGTGATAAGCCTCGTTGCTGGTTTGATCGCCTTTGTGGAACAATGCGGCGACATGCGTTTGCGAGGTTGTTGCCGTGATCGACCCCGATGGTTTCCGTCCTAATGTCGGGATTATTCTGACAAACGATGCTGGTCAGGTCCTATGGGCTCGGCGTATTAACCAGGATGCCTGGCAGTTTCCTCAGGGTGGTATAAACCCGCAGGAGACGCCGGAAGACGCTCTTTATCGTGAATTGAACGAAGAAGTCGGGCTTGAACGACATGATGTGCAAATACTTGCCTGCACTCGGGGCTGGTTGCGCTATCGTCTGCCGCAAAGACTGGTCCGTACGCACAGCCAGCCGCTGTGTATCGGCCAGAAGCAAAAATGGTTTCTCCTGCGCCTGATCTCCAACGAGCAGCGGGTGCGGATGGATCTGACCGGTAAACCGGAGTTCGATGGCTGGCGCTGGGTCAGTTATTGGTACCCGTTAGGTCA from Pseudomonas syringae includes:
- a CDS encoding DUF4399 domain-containing protein, producing MKSLFSGTAVAGLLLSASMLVSAADMPRTASPEGAEVYIISPKDGETVTSPFTVQFGLRGMGVAPAGVDVPDTGHHHLLIDVKTQPAMDAPLPVSDNIRHFGKGQTETEINLPPGQHTLQLLMGDKGHMPLNPPVESKKITINVK
- the serA gene encoding phosphoglycerate dehydrogenase encodes the protein MSKTSLDKSKIKFLLLEGVHQSAVDVLKAAGYTSIEYHTKSLPEAELKEKIADAHFIGIRSRTQLTEELFDSAKKLVAVGCFCIGTNQVDLNAARERGIAVFNAPYSNTRSVAELVLAEAILLLRGIPEKNASCHRGGWIKSAANSFEIRGKKLGIVGYGSIGTQLSVLAEGLGMQVYFYDTLTKLPLGNATQVSSLNELLGMSDIVTLHVPETTETQWMIGEKEIRAMKKGSILINAARGTVVELDALADAIKDKHLIGAAIDVFPVEPRSNDDIFESPLRGLDNVILTPHIGGSTAEAQANIGLEVAEKLVKYSDNGTSVSSVNFPEVALPAHPGKHRLLHIHENIPGVLSEINKVFAENGINISGQFLQTNEKVGYVVIDVDAEYSDLAQAKLQHIKGTIRSRVLF
- a CDS encoding FAD-binding oxidoreductase, whose amino-acid sequence is MTDPALIDELKTLIAPGKVLTDSGSLETYGKDWTKQFTPAPLAIAFPKTTEQVQAIVRWANERHVALVPSGGRTGLSAAAVAANGEVVVSFDYMNQVLDLNLTDRTAVCQPGVITRQLQALAEDNGLYYPVDFASSGSSQIGGNIGTNAGGIKVIRYGMTRNWVAGLKVVTGKGDLLELNKDLIKNATGYDLRQLFIGAEGTLGFVVEATMRLDRAPKNLTAMVLGTTDFNSIMPVLHAFHGKLDLTAFEFFSDKSFARVMARGDVPSPFETPCPFYVLLEFEATTEDLADQALATFEHCVEQGWVLDGVMSQSEQQLRNLWKLREYISETISHFTPYKNDISVTVSKVPQFLAEIDAIVAEHYPDFEVLWYGHIGDGNLHLNILKPESLDKDEFFVKCARVNKWVFEIVEKYNGSISAEHGVGMTKRDYLTYSRSPVEIEYMKALKAVFDPSGIMNPGKIFAV
- a CDS encoding fumarylacetoacetate hydrolase family protein, producing the protein MSYQHKYVDGTSIHFPLGKVVCIGRNYAEHAKELGNPVPAEPLLFMKPGSAVVALEGGFTIPADRGSVHYEAEIVVLIGKPLSKNPSREEVLDAISGFAPGLDLTLRDVQSQLREKGLPWELAKCFDGAAVIPPFVPASTFPDLTDIGIRLTINGKVVQDGNSNLMLNPIVPMIQHMAANFSLQAGDLIMTGTPAGVGPFEAGDEIVLELTGQAPFSSVVR
- a CDS encoding SdiA-regulated domain-containing protein — encoded protein: MVSPAPTPPRANKRFAFIRAMRWYSWLLLVVVLGYGLSHIMHWDDRALLWFKERFDSKEERSASIWLPDYHVDIDAKPLLGMEADEASDLSYDPVSKTLYAVMGKHAFLAELTLKGDVLRKIPLVGWSNPEGVAVMSNGLIAITDERQHKLTIVRVTADTKTLNIADFPKYELGTSANKNKGFEGIAWDPRRQQLLLGEERPPALYTWKSDGSNVLKGDKQTLPGRSLDMRNLSSLSIDPRTGHMLALSADSHMLLEVDEQGEQVSFMTLLGGMNGLKDTIPRAEGVALDEAGTLYMVSEPNLFYSFRKH
- a CDS encoding SdiA-regulated domain-containing protein; this translates as MRRSTRSLVLLLALVPLVVVFVLANQRYRYVESALFDWQMLWQSDSLHSIGLDQYRVTTEAQVIDGLKDDVSGLSYDPDRKSLFTVTNQNPELVELSLEGRVLRRIPLAGFGDAEAIEYISPGTYVVSDERRLRLIQIHVDDTTKSLDAANAEQLTLGIDAGGNKGFEGLAYDSVGKRLFVARERDPVQIIEVRGFPRANPDGPGNLQVISNSKRDGKLSVRDLSSLQFDETSGHLLALSDESKRILELDTGGQPIGSGSLEKGSMGLSKGVPQAEGMAMDAQGTLYLVSEPNLFYVFRKP
- the rpiA gene encoding ribose-5-phosphate isomerase RpiA, which produces MTQDQLKQAVAQAAVDFILPKLDDKSIVGIGTGSTANCFIDALAKHKAAFDGAVASSEATAARLKGHGIPVYELNTVSDLEFYVDGADESDEHLNLIKGGGAALTREKIVAAVAKTFICIADGSKLVPVLGAFPLPVEVVPMARSHVARQLVKLGGDPVYREGVLTDNGNIIIDVHNMSITNPVELEANINAIVGVVTNGLFAARPADLLLLGTDEGVKTLTR
- a CDS encoding DUF2269 family protein translates to MQSITALNTLHITAITLLLISVLVLASGVIKVRLEGDATIQNRLLKRPLVFFWVLMAVCLATLPFSGWWLVHLEGLSLGQTWVLGSSVLYTVGLCSWGWLVVRLNRLRLGVTRNKRGFTVALSVISVVCFVVMAGLMGFKPA
- a CDS encoding HAD family hydrolase, giving the protein MRLALFDLDNTLLGGDSDHAWGDYLCQRGILDAATHKTRNDEFYQDYLAGTLNMTDYLNFTLEILGNTDMAQLEEWHREFMRDCIEPMILPKALELIGKHRDAGDKLVVITATNRFVTAPIVARLGIDTLLATECEMADGRYTGRTTGVPCFREGKVTRLDQWLEDNAFSLEDSYFYSDSMNDLPLLEQVANPVAVDPDDKLRAEAEQRGWPVITLRH
- a CDS encoding RNA pyrophosphohydrolase, whose product is MIDPDGFRPNVGIILTNDAGQVLWARRINQDAWQFPQGGINPQETPEDALYRELNEEVGLERHDVQILACTRGWLRYRLPQRLVRTHSQPLCIGQKQKWFLLRLISNEQRVRMDLTGKPEFDGWRWVSYWYPLGQVVTFKREVYRRALKELAPRLLSRD